The following are from one region of the Gloeomargarita lithophora Alchichica-D10 genome:
- the rsmI gene encoding 16S rRNA (cytidine(1402)-2'-O)-methyltransferase, producing the protein MNPAAEGRLYLVATPIGNLEDMTFRAVRVLGEVDVIAAEDTRHTGKLLQYFGITTPQISYHQHNQRQRQGELLTRLHRGEQIALVSDAGIPGISDPGTALVQACIAVNIAVTPIPGANAALTALCAGGLATDAFLFLGFLPPKSPARQRVLSGVATTPATLIFYEAPHRLAASLGDMGQVLGQERRCVVARELTKLHEEFWRGTLGTAQAHFHAQPPKGEITLLVNGAPPPSVVAVESVIPEIQRLFATGLGCREIARQLALTTGLPRRTLYQLALATQPQGS; encoded by the coding sequence ATGAACCCAGCCGCTGAGGGGCGGTTGTACCTGGTCGCCACCCCGATTGGCAACCTGGAGGACATGACCTTCCGGGCGGTGCGGGTGTTGGGGGAGGTGGATGTGATTGCCGCCGAAGATACTCGCCACACGGGGAAATTATTGCAGTATTTTGGCATTACTACCCCCCAGATTAGCTACCACCAGCACAACCAACGCCAGCGGCAGGGGGAATTGTTGACCCGCTTGCACCGGGGGGAGCAAATTGCATTAGTAAGTGATGCGGGTATTCCTGGGATCAGTGACCCAGGTACGGCCTTGGTGCAAGCCTGTATTGCGGTGAATATAGCGGTTACGCCCATTCCGGGGGCAAATGCGGCCTTGACGGCACTGTGTGCGGGGGGGCTGGCAACGGATGCGTTTTTATTTCTGGGTTTTTTGCCCCCCAAAAGTCCGGCACGCCAGCGAGTGTTGAGCGGGGTAGCCACGACCCCAGCCACGTTGATTTTTTATGAAGCTCCCCATCGGTTGGCCGCCAGTTTGGGAGATATGGGGCAAGTGTTGGGGCAGGAACGCCGCTGTGTGGTGGCGCGGGAATTGACCAAACTACACGAGGAATTTTGGCGGGGCACATTGGGGACAGCGCAGGCGCATTTTCACGCCCAGCCCCCCAAGGGGGAAATTACCCTGCTCGTAAACGGTGCCCCCCCGCCGTCAGTGGTGGCAGTAGAATCGGTAATTCCGGAAATCCAACGCCTGTTCGCCACCGGGCTGGGATGTCGGGAGATTGCCCGCCAGTTGGCACTGACCACCGGTTTGCCCCGCCGTACCTTGTACCAACTCGCCCTGGCAACCCAACCGCAGGGGAGTTGA
- the hemC gene encoding hydroxymethylbilane synthase translates to MPITRIGSRQSQLALVQTHWVQSELQKHYADQEFPLVTMTTQGDKILDVALAKIGDKGLFTKELEQALLRQEVDLAVHSLKDLPTQMPDGLALGAITEREEPRDALVLHPRWQGTPLAELPPGTVIGTSSLRRLAQLRYHFPHLAFKDIRGNLNTRLRKLDAGEYDGLILAVAGLRRLGWGERVSEVLEPEISLYAVGQGALGVQCRGDDGRVLALLAGLNHPETALRCLAERALLRALEGGCQVPIGVHSQVNGQELTLTGAVLSVDGQQRVAGCQTGVVTEEAQAVALGEALAQDLRAQGATAILQAIFAEVGRG, encoded by the coding sequence ATGCCTATCACTCGGATTGGTTCCCGCCAAAGTCAACTTGCCCTGGTGCAAACCCATTGGGTGCAGTCTGAATTACAAAAACATTACGCTGACCAGGAATTTCCTCTGGTGACCATGACCACCCAGGGGGACAAAATCCTGGATGTGGCACTGGCAAAAATCGGTGATAAAGGTTTATTCACCAAGGAATTGGAGCAGGCATTACTGCGTCAGGAGGTGGATTTGGCGGTGCATTCCCTCAAGGATTTACCGACCCAAATGCCGGATGGCTTGGCTCTGGGGGCGATTACCGAGCGGGAGGAACCCCGGGATGCCCTGGTATTGCACCCCCGCTGGCAGGGCACGCCTTTGGCTGAGTTGCCTCCGGGTACGGTGATTGGTACATCGTCATTACGAAGGTTGGCGCAGTTGCGTTATCATTTCCCGCATTTGGCCTTCAAGGACATTCGGGGGAATCTCAATACCCGTTTACGCAAGTTGGATGCGGGGGAATACGACGGGTTGATCCTGGCGGTGGCGGGGTTGCGGCGGCTGGGCTGGGGGGAGCGAGTGAGCGAGGTGCTGGAGCCGGAAATTTCCCTGTATGCGGTGGGGCAAGGGGCGTTGGGGGTGCAGTGCCGGGGGGATGATGGGCGGGTGTTGGCTTTGCTGGCGGGGTTAAACCACCCAGAGACGGCCTTACGTTGTCTGGCGGAACGGGCGCTTTTGCGGGCTTTGGAGGGTGGGTGTCAGGTGCCGATTGGGGTACATTCCCAGGTGAACGGCCAGGAATTGACCCTGACCGGGGCGGTGTTGAGTGTGGATGGGCAGCAGCGGGTGGCGGGGTGTCAAACGGGCGTGGTGACGGAGGAAGCGCAGGCGGTAGCCCTGGGGGAAGCCTTAGCGCAAGACCTGCGGGCGCAGGGGGCAACGGCGATTTTGCAGGCGATTTTTGCCGAGGTGGGACGGGGTTGA
- the glmU gene encoding bifunctional UDP-N-acetylglucosamine diphosphorylase/glucosamine-1-phosphate N-acetyltransferase GlmU → MVAVAILAAGKGTRMKSDVPKVLHPLAGKPMVERVIRSVQGLPVERLLVVVGHGATQVRQALAHVPEAEFVEQAPLLGTGHAVQQLIPHLEGFAGDLLVLNGDVPLLRPSTLAQLLTTHKQGQSGVTLLTALLPDPTGYGRVICDGQLQVSGIIEDRDCTPAQRQNQRVNAGIYCFHWPQLLAVLPQLTTANQQQEYYLTDTVQWLKPARALDILDVAEILGINDRKQLATATQLLHQRWRDEWMRRGVTMIDPPSITLDDEVELAPDVILEPQTHLRGRTVVGSGSHIGPGCWLENSRIGNDVRIMYSVITNSTVQSHCHVGPFAHLREQTQVGAHCRVGNFVEMKQTQVGNESRVAHLSYLGDAQVGAQVNVGAGTITANFDGRDKHPTVIGDGSKLGANSVLVAPITLGEGVTVAAGSVVTEDVPRDALVIARVRQVVKPHWRPPYLRHDEPSR, encoded by the coding sequence ATGGTTGCGGTAGCGATTTTGGCGGCGGGGAAAGGCACCCGCATGAAGTCCGATGTGCCGAAGGTACTGCACCCTTTGGCGGGCAAACCGATGGTGGAGCGGGTGATCCGCAGTGTGCAGGGTCTGCCGGTGGAACGTCTGCTGGTGGTGGTGGGGCACGGGGCGACGCAGGTGCGGCAGGCGTTGGCGCACGTCCCAGAGGCGGAATTTGTGGAACAAGCTCCCCTGTTGGGCACGGGTCATGCGGTACAGCAGTTGATTCCCCATCTGGAGGGGTTTGCGGGGGATTTGCTGGTGCTAAATGGGGATGTGCCGCTCTTGCGTCCGAGTACCCTGGCGCAATTACTCACCACCCATAAACAGGGGCAGTCCGGGGTGACTTTATTAACCGCCCTTTTGCCTGACCCGACGGGCTATGGCCGGGTGATTTGTGATGGACAGTTGCAGGTGAGTGGGATTATTGAAGACCGGGACTGCACCCCGGCGCAACGGCAAAACCAACGGGTGAATGCGGGGATTTATTGTTTCCATTGGCCGCAATTGCTGGCGGTATTGCCCCAACTCACCACCGCCAACCAACAGCAGGAGTATTACCTCACGGATACGGTGCAATGGCTGAAACCGGCACGGGCGTTGGACATTCTCGATGTGGCGGAAATTTTGGGCATCAATGACCGTAAGCAGTTAGCGACAGCCACCCAACTGCTCCACCAACGCTGGCGGGATGAATGGATGCGCCGGGGGGTGACCATGATTGACCCGCCCAGTATTACCCTCGACGATGAGGTGGAATTGGCACCGGATGTGATCCTCGAACCCCAAACCCACCTGCGGGGGCGGACGGTGGTGGGGTCAGGCAGTCATATCGGGCCGGGGTGTTGGCTGGAAAATAGCCGGATTGGCAATGATGTACGGATTATGTATTCTGTCATTACCAATAGCACGGTGCAATCCCATTGCCACGTTGGCCCCTTTGCCCATCTGCGGGAACAGACCCAGGTGGGGGCGCACTGTCGGGTGGGGAATTTTGTGGAAATGAAGCAAACCCAGGTGGGAAATGAGTCCCGGGTGGCGCATTTGAGTTATTTGGGGGATGCCCAGGTGGGGGCGCAGGTGAATGTGGGGGCGGGCACGATTACGGCCAATTTTGATGGGCGGGATAAACACCCCACCGTCATTGGCGATGGCAGTAAATTGGGGGCGAATAGTGTTTTGGTGGCACCGATCACCTTGGGGGAGGGGGTAACGGTGGCCGCCGGTTCGGTGGTGACCGAGGATGTGCCCAGGGATGCCCTGGTGATCGCCCGGGTGCGACAGGTGGTCAAACCCCATTGGCGACCCCCCTATCTCCGCCACGATGAACCCAGCCGCTGA
- a CDS encoding mannose-1-phosphate guanylyltransferase — protein MAQFIPVILAGGKGERFWPLSRFDQPKQFLCLDGSGKSLLQSTVARLPDWAGEVWVVTRLGLVPLVQAHCPHLPPERILGEPEPRDTAVAVAWVTQQLLQQYGDEVIVGIFPADHWIPDAVQFQQTLAQAVAVATQNQGIVTLGITPTHPATGYGYIQQGAAVSGGAYRVVRFTEKPDLAQAVQLLAAGDYSWNSGMFFFPAGLMWRELAQYAPAITAPLAQQGVAAYAHLPKISIDYAVMEHTQRALVLPVTFAWDDLGDWRSLERLAKNPLPAQQVDWGSSGVTVYSTDPQELVATLGLDNVLIIRDGKVTLVAAPERTQEIKKLLTQLREQGYGDYL, from the coding sequence ATGGCACAATTTATACCCGTAATTCTGGCGGGCGGCAAAGGAGAACGGTTTTGGCCTTTGAGCCGCTTTGACCAACCCAAACAGTTCCTATGCTTGGATGGTAGCGGTAAAAGTTTATTACAAAGTACTGTAGCTCGCCTACCGGATTGGGCGGGGGAGGTATGGGTGGTCACCCGGTTGGGTTTGGTGCCTTTGGTGCAGGCACATTGTCCCCATCTGCCCCCGGAGCGGATTTTGGGGGAACCGGAACCGCGGGATACGGCGGTGGCGGTGGCTTGGGTGACCCAACAATTACTTCAGCAGTACGGGGATGAGGTGATTGTCGGTATCTTTCCGGCGGATCATTGGATTCCTGATGCAGTACAATTTCAGCAAACTTTAGCCCAGGCGGTGGCGGTGGCAACCCAGAATCAGGGCATTGTCACCCTGGGCATTACCCCGACCCATCCGGCCACGGGCTATGGCTACATCCAGCAGGGGGCGGCGGTGAGCGGGGGAGCCTACCGGGTGGTGCGGTTCACGGAAAAACCGGATTTAGCCCAGGCGGTGCAGTTGTTGGCCGCCGGGGACTATAGCTGGAATAGTGGGATGTTTTTCTTCCCGGCGGGGCTGATGTGGCGGGAATTGGCGCAGTATGCCCCGGCGATTACGGCACCTTTGGCGCAACAGGGGGTAGCCGCCTACGCCCACCTGCCCAAAATTAGTATTGACTACGCCGTGATGGAGCATACCCAGCGGGCGTTGGTCTTGCCCGTGACCTTCGCCTGGGATGACCTGGGGGATTGGCGGAGTTTAGAACGGTTGGCAAAAAATCCCTTACCCGCCCAGCAGGTGGACTGGGGCAGTAGCGGGGTCACGGTTTATAGCACCGACCCCCAGGAATTGGTTGCCACTTTGGGGTTGGACAATGTACTGATTATTCGGGATGGCAAAGTTACCCTAGTGGCCGCTCCAGAGCGCACCCAGGAAATCAAAAAACTATTAACCCAGTTGCGGGAACAGGGTTACGGAGATTATTTATAG
- a CDS encoding prephenate/arogenate dehydrogenase, with amino-acid sequence MHIGIVGLGLIGGSLALDWRRAGHTITGVSRSGETVALAQERGVIDRGGLEVSLLHPCEVVVLCVPLDRLVAMAIAVCPHLKPDAILTDVGSVKAPVVQAITPFWPGFIGGHPMAGTAEQGIQAAQPHLFRQRPYVLTPTPQSDPRQLAQLQTLIQALGAQEFLCDPHAHDRAVAWISHLPIWVSAALLGAFAQEPDPQIYALAQQLASSGWRDTTRVGGGNPELGVCLVHYNRENILRGLRQYQQELAQVIGMVEQQDIAALTAYLHHSQGLRHNHRLDQEIGSSPA; translated from the coding sequence ATGCACATTGGCATCGTTGGTTTGGGCTTGATTGGCGGTTCCCTGGCGTTGGATTGGCGGCGGGCAGGACACACCATCACCGGGGTCAGTCGCAGTGGGGAAACGGTCGCCCTTGCCCAAGAGCGGGGGGTGATTGACCGGGGCGGCCTAGAGGTGTCGCTGTTGCATCCCTGCGAGGTGGTGGTGCTGTGTGTGCCGTTGGATCGCCTGGTGGCAATGGCGATAGCCGTCTGTCCACACCTAAAACCCGATGCCATCCTCACGGATGTGGGTTCGGTGAAAGCCCCTGTGGTGCAGGCCATTACCCCTTTTTGGCCGGGGTTTATCGGCGGGCATCCGATGGCGGGTACGGCAGAGCAGGGGATTCAGGCCGCCCAGCCCCACCTTTTTCGCCAGCGTCCCTACGTCTTGACCCCCACTCCCCAGAGCGACCCCCGGCAGTTGGCGCAATTACAAACCCTCATCCAAGCCCTCGGTGCCCAGGAATTTCTGTGCGACCCCCACGCCCACGACCGGGCGGTGGCCTGGATTTCCCATCTACCGATTTGGGTGAGTGCCGCCCTTTTGGGGGCTTTTGCCCAAGAACCCGACCCCCAGATTTATGCCCTGGCGCAACAACTGGCCAGTTCCGGCTGGCGAGATACCACCCGGGTGGGGGGCGGCAACCCCGAACTGGGCGTATGTTTGGTGCATTATAACCGGGAAAATATCCTGCGGGGCTTGCGCCAGTATCAACAGGAATTAGCGCAAGTGATCGGCATGGTGGAGCAACAGGACATCGCCGCCCTCACCGCCTACCTCCACCACAGCCAAGGATTGCGCCACAATCACCGACTGGATCAGGAGATTGGTTCCTCCCCAGCTTAG
- a CDS encoding photosystem II protein T, whose product MEALTYTVLLVGVLGVIFFAIFFREPPRIDKE is encoded by the coding sequence ATGGAAGCACTCACCTATACGGTGTTACTGGTTGGGGTTTTGGGGGTGATCTTTTTCGCCATCTTTTTCCGGGAACCGCCCCGGATTGATAAAGAATAG